Proteins co-encoded in one Capsicum annuum cultivar UCD-10X-F1 chromosome 9, UCD10Xv1.1, whole genome shotgun sequence genomic window:
- the LOC107842309 gene encoding uncharacterized protein LOC107842309 isoform X1, whose protein sequence is MASEQARKKNVHRVIPVTSVDQASQKEKFDPHPAVKVGGIEFSSGGGMQQAEQKEKDRDLQRDKQSSHVDQGIRGEGPGDIKFASHGQEQEGPVSKLNTKMQNQVGEEGRVHGCWNLEVLMNDNINETS, encoded by the exons ATGGCTTCAGAgcaagcaagaaaaaaaaatgttcatCGTGTTATTCCTGTAACAAGTGTTGACCAAGCAAGCCAAAAGGAAAAATTTGATCCTCACCCAGCTGTTAAAGTTGGAGGGATCGAGTTTTCCAGTGGTGGGGGAATGCAACAAGCTGAACAAAAGGAGAAAGATAGGGACTTACAAAGGGATAAACAGTCTTCCCATGTTGATCAAG GAATTAGAGGAGAGGGGCCAGGAGATATAAAATTTGCATCACATGGCCAAGAACAAGAAGGTCCAGTATCaaagctaaacactaaaatgcaAAATCAAGTAGGTGAAGAAGGAAGAGTTCATGGctgttggaaccttgaagttttgatgaatgacaatataaatgaaacaagttga